In the Mya arenaria isolate MELC-2E11 chromosome 11, ASM2691426v1 genome, one interval contains:
- the LOC128208747 gene encoding saccharopine dehydrogenase-like oxidoreductase — protein sequence MSDERYDFVVLGATGFTGQFVVDEVARVADQEKLKFAVAGRSMEKLQKVLTESSQRTGKELEETPIIIADVKNVSSLEEMCKKAKVVLNCVGPESSEIA from the exons ATGTCTGACGAGAGATATGACTTTGTGGTTTTGGGTGCCACCGGGTTTACGGGGCAGTTTGTTGTCGACGAAGTAGCAAGAGTTGCAGACCAAGAAAAACTCAAGTTTGCAGTTGCAGGGAGGTCCATGGAAAAACTGCAGAAGGTCTTGACGGAATCGTCACAAAGGACAG GCAAAGAATTAGAGGAAACCCCCATCATTATTGCTGATGTGAAGAATGTTTCTTCCTTGGaagaaatgtgcaaaaaagcaAAAGTGGTTCTCAACTGTGTAGGCCCT GAATCAAGTGAGATTGCATGA